TGGGCTTTTTATCATCTGTGAGCCCGGTTCCCTCGGCCAACTTATCTAGCGTGCTTGAAAAATGATCATAAGAATCGTCGCAGTACTGTTTCATATCTGTAATCTTTTTTGATACAGCAAGCGATGTTTGGGATGGATCCTGTTCCCCCAAAGTAGCCGTAACTTGTGCACTGCCATCAGAACATTTATAATGACCATCATCCATTTTTGCAGCGGCATCTTTCATTTTATCACAGAACTGTGATGTGGATTTAAATATTCCTGAATAGTCTATTTTATCGCTGTAAAAAGTAGGATTGTCGTAATCAGCTTCAATTAGCTCGTTTACGTAGGAATTATCTGTAAATACAGTGACTTTGAGATTTACAGAAACGCTGTGGTCCGTGGCATAGACTTCGCATTTGGCGTTACCGATCTTATTTTCAAAATGGCGCTCGTGCTGGAGAGTTCCTTGATCAAAAGCCACATCATTAGGGTTGGAGTCAGCGGGGTCACAGGCGGTGAGAAGAGCTATAATTGGTAGAGAGAGTGCAAAAAATTTTTTCATTATAATTTCTTCTTCTTTAGTTTTGTCGGAAAATATACTTAAACAACGCTCATTATTCAACAAATTCTTTGGTTAATTTTACAGAAAAAATTGTATTTTTGTAACAAATTCAGTCCAGTTGACGAAAATAAGAAGGATTTATTTTATGATTAAAAATTTTTTACCCATCACCGCTGTAACCACCCTTGCTTTTATGGCGTGCTCCCCTGATGAATCATCCTCTCCTATTGCTCCAATCGCGGAATCGTCATCTTCAATCCAAGGGGTAGAAAATCCAAACTCTGCAAATTCTATCGCAAGTAGCTCTTCAGAATTCCAAAACAATAGCAGTTCCTCTGTATTCTCAAACCACAGCAGTTCTTCTGTGGCGAAAACGAACGAAAGCTCATCTTCGGTCAACCAGACTTTGTCAAGTTCAAATGGAAACCAACTTCAGCATTTTACGAAAAACGAATGCTCTGTAACAAAGTTATCCGACAATGTGGTCGTTATGGATTTTACCGTAGCAAATTCGGAAAGCGTCCAGATGAAAATGACTCTCGTTGGAACTGATGTCGAAATGGACATGGTAACCACTTACGATGCTTTTGTTTCTAATTCCGAAGTTGAACAGACGTGTGCAGAAGCCAAAGAAAGTGCAGCTGGTTACAATAACGCAAGCGTATTATGTGATGGACATACCATATCGGTCAAGTATATTAATTCTGCCAACGACAAAAACGCCGATGAAATTGTTGAGTCTTCAAAAGAACTCTGCAAATTGATGAACCTGGTTGAAGTATATGGTTCATCGAGTTCTACAAGTAATCCTTCTTCCCTATCGAGTTCCTCGTTCCAAGTCCCGGTCAGCAATAAAGAGAAACCAAACGATGCTGTGTGTGAAGTTTTCGTTGACTTGGATACCGCATTTGTGATGACCGCAGTTAAACCTGATTCAATCATCATCAATATAAACATGAACTATAATAGAGGTACTTTGGTAATGTCCGAAGTAATGCAATTTGCAGATGCTATTCCTGAGACCACCATTTCTGAAATTTGCAATCAGGCGAAGGAAGATGCAAGAAAGGATCCTCTGAGTGGAACTGTATATTGTAACGGAAAAAATATTACACAGTCTCTAACGCTTACGACTGTAAACTCGATTCCAGTAAGTGCTCCGGATTTTATTGCCGACTGCGACGAAATCAACGCTACAGGAATTCTTGTAGAAGATGAGGATTAGAGGTCAATCGATCATTGTTGTGAATAATTTTTTGTGGCGTAGAGAGCGTAAAATTTTCACACTCTGTAAATAAAAAGCCTTTCTTACAATTCTTGTAAATCTTTCATTTGAGGAAAGTCTCTCCCCTACACTGCCCCGCAACCCGCATAGAATAAGGGATTGCGGGCTTTTTTATGTGTTGGAAAAATTTTTGGCACGCATTTTGCAAATACGAGTGCGAACAAAAAGAAACCTCAAAAAAAGGATACCAACATGAAGCTCGTCACAGCTTACATTCAACCTGAAAAGCTCAATAGCGTAAAGCAATCGCTATATGAGAACAAGATCTACAAGATGTCTGTCACTAACGTTCTTGGTTGCGGCCAGCAGAAGGGTTACAATCAACGTTTCCGTGGCGTTGTTACTGAAGTTAATTTGCTCAAGAAAATTTGTCTGAAGATTGCCGTGAATGATGAATTTGTGCAGCCTTGCATCGATGCCATCATCAAGGGCGCTCGTACGGGTGCCATCGGCGATGGAAAGATTTTCGTCACGTCGCTTGAACAGTGTGTTCGCATCCGCACGGGTGAAACTGGACCGGAAGCGATTGGTTAATTCGGAATCAGGAATTCAGAATTAGAAACTAAAATTTTCAAAAAGGATTTATACAAATGAACGAAGTAGCAACAGTCGCAACCGTCAACGACGCCATCTTTATGACGGAAAACATTTGGATCATGATCAGCGCCATGTTGGTGTTCATCATGGGTCTTGGATTTGCATGTGTCGAAGCAGGCCTTGTGCGTGCTAAGTGCTCTGCAAACGTCGCTTTCAAAAACATCGCTGTGCCGGCAATCGGTATCACGATGTACGCCTTGCTCGGCTTTGGCCTTATGTACCCGGGTACTTTCAACGGCATTCTCGGTTTCGCCGGCTTCGGCATTGGCGACTGGGCAAATCCGGCAAACTTCACCGTAGCCTACAACGGACACTTCACTCTGTTCACGGACTGGCTGTTCCAGGCAATGTTTGCAGCAACCGCCGCAACGATCGTTTCTGGTGCCGTTGCTGAACGTGTGAAGCTCAACTCCTTCCTCGTTTTTACCATCGCTTACGTGGCTCTCGTCTACCCTGTTGTCGGTAGCTGGACATGGGGCGGCGGCTGGCTCTCCACCTTCGGTGCTCACGGTTTCCACGACCTCGCCGGTTCTACCCTCGTCCACTCTGTGGGTGGTTGGGCAGCTCTCGCTGGCGTCATGATTCTCGGACCGCGTATCGGTAAGTATGTCGGTGGCAAGGTTCACGCTATCCCGGCTCACAACATTCCGCTCGCAACAATCGGTGTGTTCATGCTCTGGTTCGGTTGGTGGGGATTCAACGCCGGTTCTGCTCTCAACGGCGACCCGAAGGCTACTAGCTGGATTCTCGTGACCACGAACCTCGCTGCTGTCGCAGGCATCATCACTGCAACGCTCACAAGCTGGATTGTTTCCAAGAAGCCGGACGCCACCATGGCTCTCAACGGATGCCTTGCTGGTCTCGTCGCTATCACCGCTGGTGCAGACGTCGTGACCCCGCTTTCTTCCTGGATTATCGGTGCTATCGCTGGTGTGCTCGTCGTCGGTGCAGTCTTCATGTTCGACCGCTTGCACTTGGATGACCCGGTTGGTGCTCTCTCTGTCCACCTCGTGAACGGTGTCTGGGGTACGCTCGCTGTCGGTATCTTCGATATCACCGGTGACTACACGCTCGGCACTCAGGCTGTTGGCGTCCTCGCCTACGCTGTCCCGTGCTTCGCTGCCGCAAGCCTCATCTTCTTCATCATCAAGAAGACCATGGGCCTCCGCGTGACTGAAAAGCAAGAACTTCGCGGCCTTGACCAAGCTGAACATGGTCAAGAAGCTTACAGCGGATTCCAAATCTTCAGCAACATGTAATTTGGCACTTAGTTATTAGTCAATAGTTATTAGTTAAAAAACTTACTGAAGTTTCCAAGCCTTAAACTAACGACCAACAACCAATAACTAACAACTACAAAAAGTATCTCTGTTGACTAAAGTACCCCGGAACGAATGTTCCGGGGTTTTACGTTTGTGCGTAGCGACTATTTTTCGATTTTGTGCTACAAAAAAAGCCGCACGAGGCGGCTTGGAAATGTTCGTTTGGTGAATTCCGCGCGGCTCAGAGATTCTCGATTTCCTTGAGCCAGTCGGCAGAAGAGGCATCGCAGGGCATTCGCCAATCGGCTCGCGGAGAGAGCGAAATCGTTCCGACCTTTGGACCGTCCGGGATGCAACTGCGCTTGAATTGCTGAGCAAAGAAGCGTTTCAAGAAGAGCTTAAGAACGCGAACGAGTTCGTCACGCGGGTATTTCGCTTCAATTGCGGAGCCATCCTCGCCCACTTTGGCCCCAAAAGCTTTCTCGGCCAAGTAAAGCAATTTGCGTGGTTCTGCACCATATTTTGTAAAATGATACAGATAGAAATCGTGAATTTCATAAGCCCCGAGAATGGACTCCGTTTTTTGGGCGATTTGTCCGTTGCTATCGGCGGGCAAGAGCTCTGGTGAAACAGGCGTATCCAAGATGTCGCGGAGAACATCGGCGAGGGCTTTCGCGGAATCCTTGGAATTTGTCGCACGCACCCCCATCAATTCCAGCACATGATCGGCGTACCATGCGACAACGTGGCGCACGAGCGTCTTTGGAATATCGCAGTTCACGGCATACATGGACATATGATCGGCGTTATACGTGCTCCAACCAAGAGCGATTTCGGAAAGGTCGCCCGTTCCAACGACAATGCCGCCTTCTTTATTTGCCAAGTTCATCAAAATCTTGGTACGTTCGCGAGCCTGTACGTTTTCGTACGTCACGTCAAGCTTTGCAGCATCGTGACCGATGTCTTTGAAATGCTGCAAGCAAGAGGGCTTGATGTCGATTGTTCGGAGTTCAACGCCCAAGAGCTCCGCCATTGCAACAGCGTTATTTTTTGTGCGTTTGGTCGTTCCGAATCCAGGCATTGTAGTCACGAGAATTTCGTTCAGCGGTCGATTCAGCAACTTGAATGTTTCAACAACGACTAGCAATGCAAGCGTTGAATCAAGACCTCCACTGAGCCCGAGAACCGCACGTTTGGCATACGACGATTCCAGACGTTTGGCGAGTCCTGCGCATTGGATGTTGAAAATCTCGCGGCAGTTAGAATCGCGATGAGCAATGTCGCTTGGAACAAACGGCATCGGCGCAATGTAGCGGTATTTAAGACCTTCCGTGGGCTTTTTAGAATCATTCGCAACAACGGGAAGTGATGCAAAATTTGCAGCCTTTGCAAAATATTCTGTGGAATCAAAATCTTGGAAGCTCCCCTCGCTTAAGCGCTGGGCATTCAAACGCTGTACATCGATATCGGCAAAAACGATTTCACTTTTGCGACTGTAATTTTTGCGTTCGGCGAGCATGGAGCCGTTTTCGGCAATCATCAAATGGCCGCTAAAGACCATGTCGGTCGTGGATTCATGAACGCCGGCAGATGCATAAACGTATGCCGCCATGCAGCGCGCAGACTGATTCATCACGAGATTGCGACGGTAATCGCCCTTCCCTACTAGCGCATCGCTTGCAGACAAATTTAAAATCACATTTGCGCCAGCCAAAGCAAGTTTACCGCTAGGCGGAGCCGCTGTCCACAAGTCTTCGCAAAGTTCCACGCCGATGCGTATTTCTTCGCTACCGTTTACCGTAAAGAAGTTTGTTATCGGCACCTCGCCCACGCCATCAAATGAATACGTGAGCGGAGCTTTCCCATAACCGCCGATTTTAGCACAGTTTGCGCTTAGCAAATCGCGACCGCTATTGAAATGGCGCTTTTCGTAAAATTCACGCTGGTTCGGTAGGTGAATCTTTGGTGTAATGCCAATGATCTTTCCGCGTTGCAAAAGGGCAGCGCAATTATAGAGCTTACCGAACATTCGGAGCGGAAGCCCCACAGCGACAATCATGTCGGAACCATCAAATGCCTTTGCAATTTTTAAAAGCGATGCAAGTGATTTCTTCAGCAAAAGTTCTTGATGGAACAAATCACTACAGGTGTAACCCGTAATGCAGAACTCAGGGAAAACAACAACTGCGGCCCCTTCGTTTTTGGCGAGGAGACCGCAGCGTATTATTTCATCAGTATTGAATTCCGTATCCGCAACTTTCAAAGTTGGACACACAGAAGTGATTCTGTAAAAACCGAACATTTTATTTTGTAATCAATCCTAGTTTGTTCATTCGATAATTCATCATTCGCGGAGAAATGCCAAGTTCGCGGCCCGCTGCCGAAATATTACCGTCGTTGCGCTTGATAGCTTCTGTGATCAATTCCTTTTCGTAATTGCACATCATCACGTCAAGCGGAGCGTGATCGGTAATAATCTTTCCGGTACCCGTGCTTAAGCTAGTCTGCAATGAAGGTGGAAGATTGTAGCTATGGATGCAATCGTCTGTCGCCGTAAGCACAGCGCGTTCAATGCAGTTTTCAAGTTCACGGACGTTACCCGGCCAATGATAACTCATCAAAAGGTTAATTGCTGTTGTGGACAAGCGAACAATCTTTTTGCCGTACCTGAGATTCATCTTTTCAATGAAATGCTCGGCAAGCAAAATAATGTCGCTCTGGCGCTTTGCCAAATCCGGCATCGCAATCGGGAAAATATTCAAGCGGTAGAACAAGTCTTCGCGGAAGAGCTTCTTTTCCATGAGTTCTTCGAGGTTGCGGCTTGTGGCCGCCAAGAAGCGAACATCGGAATGGAGTTCTTCATTGCTGCCGACTCGACTGAACGTGCGTTCTTGCAAAAAGCGCAGCAGCTTGACTTGGGTCTGCATCGTTAAATCGCCAATTTCGTCGAGGAAGAGCGTTCCGCCATCGGCAATTTCTGCACGACCCTTGCGCATGTTAATGGCTCCTGTGAATGCGCCTTTTTCGTGACCGAAAAGTTCGCTTTCCACAAGATTCTCTGGGAGGGCTGCGCAGTTAAGCGTTACAAACGGCTTGTCTTTACGAGATGAAAGCTGCACAATTGCACGAGCGATCATCTCTTTACCTGTACCGCTACCACCGCGAATAAGCACGGTCGCATCCGACGGAGCGACTTGACGCACTTGTTCGTACACAATCTGCATTTCGCGGCAGTTGCCAACAAGTTCACTCGGCTTACCGCTGAGCATGTCACGCAGCTTCTGGTTTTCGTCAATCAAGGACTGGCGTTCCACAAGCATTGTCTGGCATTCGCTAGCGGCATCACCCGTGATGTTCGCGATGATTTCCAAAAGTGCGACATCGCGGTCCAGATCCGTCGTCACATCGACAGGACGGTCAACTGAAAGCGTTCCGATAATTTGTTCATCGTGAATCAAAGGAACGCAGATAAATGCGACCTGGCTATCGTAATTGCGAGCGCCTGTGCGGTTCAAGAATCGAGAATCCTTGCGCAAATCGGGAATCACGTGGCTGCGGCCTGTTTCTGCCACATGACCTGTGATGCCCTCGCCCACCTGATATTGGCCTAGGCGCTTTTTCTTTTCATCAAGTCCATGCGATGCTTCAATTTTCAAGGTATTACCGAACAGCAAAGTAAACGTGCCGTTCAGCATTCCCATGTCGGTATCCAAAATGGTGAGCACATTATCCAAGAGCTTTTCAACATTTCTCTCGTGGATGATGATTGTACTGATCTTTTGAACGACCGCGATTTCTGAACCTATTGGTTGTTTCATAATTTGTAAAATAGTAAATGATTGTTATATACTAAAGGGCTTTGACCAATAACTAATGACTTCGTTTTACAACTTTTCCCTAATGCGCTTGAGGGCAACTGCAGTCTGATCTGGGTCGCCAAAAGCGGTCAGGCGGAAATAGCCTTCACCGCACGGGCCAAAACCACTACCCGGCGTGCCGACAACTTCGCACGTGGCAAGCAAGCGGTCAAAGAAGTCAAACGATTTTTCGCCTTCAGGCAATTTCCACCAAATATAAGGAGCGTGTTCGCCACCGAAAACGGTATAACCGCATTCCGTCAATTCCTTACGGATTCTTGCAGCTGTATCCATATAACCGCTAATGACGGCCTTTGTCTGTTCCCAGCCTTCCGGTGTGTAAATAGCTTCTGCAGCGCGCTGTGTCACGTAGCTCACGCCATTGAATTTAGTGCACTGGCGGCGGTTCCACATGGCACGGAGCTTTTCAAGTTCGTGCGGGACAATTGTGTATGCGCAACGAACGCCCGTGAATCCGGCGGTCTTACTGAAGCTGCGGAATTCAATGGCGCAAGTGCGAGCGCCCGGAATTTCGTAAATGGAGTGCGGGAGCTTTTCGTCGCGGATGTAGCAGTTGTATGCACCATCGAACAAAATAATTGCACCAGTTTCGTTGGCGTAATCCACAAACTTCTGGAGCGTTTCACGAGTGAGCACCGTACCGGTCGGGTTGTTCGGGCTGCAAAGATAAATCAATTGGACGGGATTCTTGGGCAAGTCAGGCTGGAAGTTGTTTTCAGCTGTTGAAGCGAGGTATGTCACTTCGGAGAAATGACCGTCATCCTGAAGAACTCCCGTACGGCCTGCCATCACGTTGCTATCGAGATACACGGGGTAAACC
This is a stretch of genomic DNA from Fibrobacter sp. UWB13. It encodes these proteins:
- a CDS encoding P-II family nitrogen regulator; the encoded protein is MKLVTAYIQPEKLNSVKQSLYENKIYKMSVTNVLGCGQQKGYNQRFRGVVTEVNLLKKICLKIAVNDEFVQPCIDAIIKGARTGAIGDGKIFVTSLEQCVRIRTGETGPEAIG
- a CDS encoding ammonium transporter — translated: MNEVATVATVNDAIFMTENIWIMISAMLVFIMGLGFACVEAGLVRAKCSANVAFKNIAVPAIGITMYALLGFGLMYPGTFNGILGFAGFGIGDWANPANFTVAYNGHFTLFTDWLFQAMFAATAATIVSGAVAERVKLNSFLVFTIAYVALVYPVVGSWTWGGGWLSTFGAHGFHDLAGSTLVHSVGGWAALAGVMILGPRIGKYVGGKVHAIPAHNIPLATIGVFMLWFGWWGFNAGSALNGDPKATSWILVTTNLAAVAGIITATLTSWIVSKKPDATMALNGCLAGLVAITAGADVVTPLSSWIIGAIAGVLVVGAVFMFDRLHLDDPVGALSVHLVNGVWGTLAVGIFDITGDYTLGTQAVGVLAYAVPCFAAASLIFFIIKKTMGLRVTEKQELRGLDQAEHGQEAYSGFQIFSNM
- a CDS encoding NAD(+) synthase — its product is MFGFYRITSVCPTLKVADTEFNTDEIIRCGLLAKNEGAAVVVFPEFCITGYTCSDLFHQELLLKKSLASLLKIAKAFDGSDMIVAVGLPLRMFGKLYNCAALLQRGKIIGITPKIHLPNQREFYEKRHFNSGRDLLSANCAKIGGYGKAPLTYSFDGVGEVPITNFFTVNGSEEIRIGVELCEDLWTAAPPSGKLALAGANVILNLSASDALVGKGDYRRNLVMNQSARCMAAYVYASAGVHESTTDMVFSGHLMIAENGSMLAERKNYSRKSEIVFADIDVQRLNAQRLSEGSFQDFDSTEYFAKAANFASLPVVANDSKKPTEGLKYRYIAPMPFVPSDIAHRDSNCREIFNIQCAGLAKRLESSYAKRAVLGLSGGLDSTLALLVVVETFKLLNRPLNEILVTTMPGFGTTKRTKNNAVAMAELLGVELRTIDIKPSCLQHFKDIGHDAAKLDVTYENVQARERTKILMNLANKEGGIVVGTGDLSEIALGWSTYNADHMSMYAVNCDIPKTLVRHVVAWYADHVLELMGVRATNSKDSAKALADVLRDILDTPVSPELLPADSNGQIAQKTESILGAYEIHDFYLYHFTKYGAEPRKLLYLAEKAFGAKVGEDGSAIEAKYPRDELVRVLKLFLKRFFAQQFKRSCIPDGPKVGTISLSPRADWRMPCDASSADWLKEIENL
- a CDS encoding sigma 54-interacting transcriptional regulator is translated as MKQPIGSEIAVVQKISTIIIHERNVEKLLDNVLTILDTDMGMLNGTFTLLFGNTLKIEASHGLDEKKKRLGQYQVGEGITGHVAETGRSHVIPDLRKDSRFLNRTGARNYDSQVAFICVPLIHDEQIIGTLSVDRPVDVTTDLDRDVALLEIIANITGDAASECQTMLVERQSLIDENQKLRDMLSGKPSELVGNCREMQIVYEQVRQVAPSDATVLIRGGSGTGKEMIARAIVQLSSRKDKPFVTLNCAALPENLVESELFGHEKGAFTGAINMRKGRAEIADGGTLFLDEIGDLTMQTQVKLLRFLQERTFSRVGSNEELHSDVRFLAATSRNLEELMEKKLFREDLFYRLNIFPIAMPDLAKRQSDIILLAEHFIEKMNLRYGKKIVRLSTTAINLLMSYHWPGNVRELENCIERAVLTATDDCIHSYNLPPSLQTSLSTGTGKIITDHAPLDVMMCNYEKELITEAIKRNDGNISAAGRELGISPRMMNYRMNKLGLITK
- a CDS encoding LL-diaminopimelate aminotransferase, with amino-acid sequence MNNSIINPYYDRLPGSYLFSTIAKKIKEYQGTHENADIIRLGIGDVTSPIIPAVIEAMHKAVNEMGVKWTFRGYGPEQGYDFLREAIIRGEYTPRGIEMDPNDVFVSDGSKCDVANIQELFSADAKIAIPDPVYPVYLDSNVMAGRTGVLQDDGHFSEVTYLASTAENNFQPDLPKNPVQLIYLCSPNNPTGTVLTRETLQKFVDYANETGAIILFDGAYNCYIRDEKLPHSIYEIPGARTCAIEFRSFSKTAGFTGVRCAYTIVPHELEKLRAMWNRRQCTKFNGVSYVTQRAAEAIYTPEGWEQTKAVISGYMDTAARIRKELTECGYTVFGGEHAPYIWWKLPEGEKSFDFFDRLLATCEVVGTPGSGFGPCGEGYFRLTAFGDPDQTAVALKRIREKL